From a region of the Phaeodactylum tricornutum CCAP 1055/1 chromosome 4, whole genome shotgun sequence genome:
- a CDS encoding predicted protein, whose amino-acid sequence MFGGGGRKKKDESLSQAMKPENPPSGGGSVTGFDPEGLERAAKAARDLDNSRNASAAIELIKTQEATKQHEAAAKRAEMDAYAQQLRAQSIEKEADEARKTLDAQTQHEQRRAEYQDQLERKRQVDMLNAQKYMQEEQLKKQEEMVARQEEMRRKTAQYEAELRTKTEIAKAKAEAEGRIAQERQNHDLILDKVRLEASESRDTVLKAIQDGGKLLGEGLSSYLNDTEKLRNTALTITGIAVGVYAARTSIGITGRFVEARLGKPSLVRETSRMTVSQFFTSPVASSRRILGIGVHEQDALKGIVLEDSLDTQLRKVAVSTAHTKKNRAPFRHLLLHGPPGTGKTMFARQLAQHSGLDYAVLTGGDIAPLGREAVTELHKLFDWAKTSRRGLLLFVDEADAFLQSRENSRISEDQRNALNAFLFRTGTESDQFMMVYASNQPAQFDEAVMDRIDEMVEFDLPGPHERRKMIAVYIDKYLLNPPNRWTRKVETIDIGDAEIEEVVRETEGFSGRAISKLAIAWQAAAYGTDGAILDRETFFKTISCGIKL is encoded by the exons ATGTTTGGAGGGGGAGGTCGTAAGAAAAAGGATGAAAGTCTTTCACAGGCGATGAAGCCGGAAAACCCGCCGTCAGGTGGTGGAAGCGTAACTGGATTCGACCCTGAGGGTCTCGAACGTGCGGCGAAGGCCGCTAGGGATCTAGATAACAGTCGGAACGCATCCGCAGCAATCGAGCTGATCAAGACACAGGAGGCTACGAAGCAGCATGAAGCAGCGGCGAAGAGAGCCGAAATGGATGCATATGCGCAGCAACTGCGTGCTCAGAGTATCGAGAAAGAAGCCGACGAGGCACGCAAAACCCTCGATGCACAAACTCAACACGAACAGCGTCGAGCCGAGTACCAAGATCAACTGGAACGCAAGCGCCAAGTTGATATGCTTAATGCGCAAAAGTACATGCAAGA GGAGCAGCTCAAAAAACAAGAAGAGATGGTTGCACGCCAAGAGGAGATGCGTCGTAAAACAGCGCAGTATGAGGCTGAGCTCCGGACGAAGACCGAAATTGCTAAAGCAAAAGCCGAAGCTGAGGGACGGATCGCGCAGGAGCGTCAGAACCATGATCTCATTTTGGATAAAGTTCGTCTCGAAGCCTCCGAAAGCCGCGATACAGTTTTGAAAGCAATCCAAGATGGCGGCAAGCTTCTTGGAGAAGGACTTTCTAGCTATCTTAATGATACCGAGAAACTCCGAAACACTGCGTTGACGATAACTGGCATCGCCGTCGGGGTGTATGCTGCACGGACAAGTATTGGTATCACTGGTCGTTTCGTTGAAGCACGTTTGGGAAAGCCGAGTTTGGTTCGTGAGACTTCACGAATGACTGTCTCGCAATTTTTTACCAGCCCTGTAGCATCTAGTCGGCGGATATTGGGGATAGGCGTACACGAGCAAGATGCCTTGAAAGGTATCGTTTTAGAAGATTCCCTCGATACTCAGCTTCGCAAAGTGGCGGTATCGACGGCTCACACCAAAAAGAATCGTGCCCCTTTCCGTCACCTGCTACTTCATG GCCCCCCTGGGACGGGGAAGACCATGTTCGCACGACAACTCGCGCAGCATTCTGGACTGGACTATGCTGTTTTAACAGGTGGTGATATTGCTCCACTAGGACGGGAAGCCGTCACTGAACTTCACAAATTGTTCGATTGGGCCAAAACAAGCCGACGCGGTCTACTACTTTTCGTCGATGAAGCCGATGCTTTCTTACAGTCCCGTGAAAACTCTCGTATTTCGGAGGATCAGCGCAACGCATTGAACGCGTTTTTGTTTCGAACCGGTACAGAAAGTGATCAGTTTATGATGGTGTATGCGAGCAACCAGCCTGCTCAGTTCGACGAAGCTGTCATGGATCGTATCGATGAAATGGTAGAATTTGACTTGCCAGGACCACACGAGCGGCGAAAGATGATCGCCGTTTATATCGATAAGTACTTATTGAACCCACCAAATCGCTGGACGAGAAAGGTAGAAACTATCGACATTGGAGACGCAGAGATTGAAGAAGTTGTCCGCGAAACGGAAGGTTTCTCTGGTCGCGCAATATCCAAGCTCGCTATTGCCTGGCAGGCCGCCGCTTACGGAACGGACGGTGCCATCCTTGATCGCGAAACATTTTTCAAGACG ATTTC ATGCGGAATCAAGCTGTAA
- a CDS encoding predicted protein: MLTNAVYGSENDDEAGESGSSARQGEQSQRDSSGPHDESHIEHKDEGMAFFRPIIQRQRWGDDQLPAHTDWGNIFFDLFYVAAAYNLGSLLREDPSRRGLLYLTGCFLPILNLWNYKMGFLARFRIPHDVYHRVFEVMYLIPLATAVTHIHHVPILSDPERHLDMFVFCCSITLAGAMYLIVLVEVMISQRMGAKELYPESWYMAQKLIWISAVPTLLALCATVYTGKMYFDSSKKHAVYNASSGTGDFNGTSNVTGDVPHLRDLASSESHEYNGGAEDDVAIWLLIGSSFANIATMGFIFLGNRWWKPSVPTTDSQKYTVPMNIEFSIHRYGEWTMLLLGESILSLLIVDLSEGVQYYEIFFCGVITVVFLEYLHFRSQPSEANDHALRRSASSAMVFFMFMQVYSIALVVLGTSYKMFLYESVYADESAGTKSRALLPMFERFLAGKSTASRFETGDRQQRIAHFFSGSLALVWICLDAMSIAHRGVKSNLHRLEGKRGKKIARFLLLLRTVLIVFIGTLSLYVTSPVYLAFTGLGGVVAQILLRFLGSAIFSVDDEFHEEETIEKIATYANARLTESGRE, from the exons ATGCTAACAAACGCAGTGTATGGttccgaaaacgacgacgaagcgggAGAAAGTGGATCCTCGGCTCGACAGGGCGAACAAAGCCAGAGAGACTCAAGCGGACCCCATGATGAGAGCCACATCGAACACAAGGATGAGGGCATGGCCTTCTTTCGACCTATCATTCAGCGTCAACGATGGGGCGATGATCAATTGCCGGCCCACACTGACTGGGGGAATATTTTCTTTGACTTGTTTTATGTAGCAGC TGCTTACAACCTAGGAAGCTTACTGCGAGAGGATCCATCAAGAAGAGGGCTCCTTTACTTGACCGGCTGTTTTTTGCCGATTTTGAATCTCTGGAATTACAAAATGGGCTTCTTGGCCCGCTTCCGGATCCCTCACGATGTCTACCACCGTGTATTCGAGGTGATGTATCTCATCCCATTAGCGACAGCCGTTACACACATTCATCACGTACCAATTCTTTCGGATCCGGAGCGCCATCTCGATATGTTCGTGTTTTGCTGTAGTATCACGCTCGCCGGTGCAATGTACTTGATCGTTTTGGTCGAAGTAATGATTTCGCAACGAATGGGAGCAAAGGAACTCTACCCCGAATCCTGGTACATGGCCCAGAAATTGATTTGGATTTCAGCCGTTCCCACACTACTGGCTTTGTGTGCGACGGTGTATACTGGCAAGATGTACTTTGATAGTTCAAAGAAGCACGCAGTCTATAACGCCTCGTCGGGGACCGGCGACTTCAATGGTACCTCCAACGTAACTGGTGACGTTCCTCATCTGCGCGATTTGGCATCGTCGGAAAGTCACGAATACAATGGGGGAGCCGAAGACGACGTCGCCATCTGGCTTCTCATTGGGAGCAGCTTTGCAAATATTGCAACCATGGGGTTTATATTCCTTGGCAATCGTTGGTGGAAGCCTAGCGTGCCAACTACAGATTCTCAAAA GTACACTGTCCCTATGAATATCGAATTTTCCATTCATCG ATACGGCGAGTGGACAATGTTGCTTCTAGGCGAAAGCATTCTGTCGCTATTGATAGTGGATCTTAGTGAAGGGGTTCAGTACTACGAGATATTCTTTTGCGGCGTGATCACTGTTGTCTTTCTCGAGTATTTACATTTTCGGTCGCAGCCATCAGAAGCAAATGACCATGCGCTCAGGCGAAGCGCTAGTAGTGCAATGGTCTTTTTCATGTTTATGCAGGTATATTCTATTGCACTCGTAGTTCTTGGTACTTCGTATAAAATGTTCCTCTATGAATCCGTTTACGCCGACGAAAGTGCTGGGACCAAAAGCCGGGCACTTTTGCCCATGTTCGAACGTTTCCTTGCAGGAAAATCGACGGCTTCCCGTTTCGAAACTGGTGATCGGCAGCAGAGGATTGCTCATTTCTTCAGTGGGAGTCTCGCGTTGGTTTGGATATGTTTGGATGCTATGAGTATTGCGCACCGTGGCGTAAAATCAAATCTACATCGACTTGAAGGCAAGAGGGGAAAGAAAATCGCAcgttttttgttgttgctgcgtACGGTATTGATTGTGTTCATCGGGACGCTAAGTCTTTATGTCACGTCCCCTGTTTACCTCGCATTTACTGGCCTTGGTGGCGTTGTCGCTCAGATTCTACTCCGCTTCTTGGGTTCGGCTATTTTTTCTGTAGACGATGAATTTCATGAGGAAGAGACCATCGAAAAAATTGCGACCTATGCCAACGCCAGGTTGACTGAATCAGGCAGGGAATAA
- a CDS encoding predicted protein — MLSNSIRISSLRTASCAYKAITSRSFGIGDTFGKKEKVEEDRFMREQEKKFFEQKKAEMDEKMHATELAAFEASVAPAMAEAENALSKTGDKISVAGLEAIAKWKLGL, encoded by the exons ATGTTGTCTAATTCTATCCGCATCTCCTCTCTTCGCACCGCCTCTTGTGCTTACAAGGCTATTACATCTCGGTCATTTGGAATCGGTGATACTTTTGGCAAAAAG GAAAAAGTCGAAGAAGATCGTTTTATGCGGGAGCAGGAGAAGAAGTTTTTTGAAcagaaaaaggccgaaatggacgaaaagaTGCATGCGACGGAATTGGCCGCTTTTGAAGCTTCGGTGGCACCGGCAATGGCGGAGGCTGAGAATGCTCTGAGCAAGACGGGAGATAAAATTAGTGTTGCAGGATTAGAGGCAATCGCCAAGTGGAAGCTTGGGTTGTAG
- a CDS encoding predicted protein, with product MARSKQNKKIIKDSTVATADEQMSNSSPSPSIPIEAERQLFADPQRTTNFRFILLAFSVGYFFQKSFRQFILPYGPAARISRGDRTEYSSIDWTNDSLKTKHGRTKRIYERLENGEEPLMKGAETVVFGKDGTMYVLTEEANLLSLTDFEDDEDGVTITAKADVVKDLGAGRPLGAKFTMDGKTLYIADTLLGLTRVQNVKDPTSKVEIVASGVMDGGRMSKFLYTDDVCVGPKTGKIYFSDASTVVPDRIKTDSWDTLYASKIDLARGVGTGRILEYDPSTDQVSVLATGFRFANGIAVSKDESYVFFVETFGIRLWKYHLKGEKKGELEVVADSKDMTGYLDGADCDWNKPEKCYAVMPSAIVPMHKLWNMLPEALDVLFRTFLMSLPRTLAPSVKSYGAILEVDSVTKEVRYIQDPSGEDISMITGVTVHRNKLYLGSLKNAYIGVYTLD from the coding sequence ATGGCGCGTTCCAAGCAAAATAAGAAAATAATCAAGGATAGTACCGTTGCCACTGCAGACGAACAGATGTCGAATTCGTCTCCTTCGCCATCGATACCAATTGAAGCCGAACGGCAGCTTTTCGCTGATCCGCAACGCACAACAAATTTTCGTTTCATTTTACTGGCTTTCTCTGTGGGTTACTTCTTTCAAAAGTCTTTCCGGCAATTCATTTTACCCTATGGTCCAGCTGCGAGAATTTCACGTGGCGACCGTACCGAATACTCCAGCATCGACTGGACTAATGATAGTCTAAAGACAAAACACGGTAGAACCAAGCGAATCTACGAACGTCTCGAAAACGGGGAGGAACCGCTTATGAAAGGTGCCGAGACCGTAGTTTTCGGAAAAGATGGAACCATGTACGTGCTTACAGAAGAAGCAAATCTGCTGAGTCTGACAGATtttgaagatgacgaagacggagTTACGATCACAGCGAAAGCCGATGTAGTCAAGGATCTCGGCGCGGGCCGTCCGCTTGGTGCGAAGTTCACAATGGATGGAAAGACGTTGTACATTGCGGATACTCTTCTTGGTCTCACTCGCGTCCAGAATGTTAAGGATCCGACTTCCAAGGTCGAAATAGTGGCTTCGGGAGTCATGGACGGCGGCCGTATGTCCAAGTTCCTGTATACGGACGATGTCTGCGTAGGGCCTAAAACGGGAAAGATTTATTTTTCCGACGCCTCTACAGTGGTTCCAGATCGTATCAAAACTGATTCATGGGATACGTTGTACGCATCTAAAATAGACTTAGCACGAGGAGTCGGTACCGGTCGCATTCTGGAATACGATCCTTCGACAGATCAAGTTTCGGTTCTGGCTACTGGATTTCGGTTTGCGAATGGCATTGCAGTCTCGAAAGACGAAAGCTACGTGTTCTTTGTGGAGACTTTTGGTATTCGCCTCTGGAAGTACCATTTGAAAGGAGAGAAGAAAGGTGAATTGGAGGTTGTTGCGGATAGCAAGGACATGACAGGCTATCTGGACGGGGCCGATTGTGACTGGAACAAACCCGAAAAGTGTTATGCAGTCAtgccaagcgccattgtACCAATGCACAAGCTATGGAATATGCTCCCAGAAGCGCTTGACGTCTTGTTCCGAACTTTTTTGATGTCATTGCCACGTACTCTCGCTCCCAGCGTGAAATCATACGGGGCGATTTTGGAAGTTGACTCGGTCACAAAAGAAGTTCGATACATCCAAGATCCATCTGGTGAGGACATTTCGATGATTACCGGTGTCACAGTGCACAGGAACAAGCTCTACTTGGGTTCTTTGAAAAACGCTTATATCGGGGTTTATACTCTGGATTAG
- a CDS encoding predicted protein produces the protein EFLCPGMIDLHIHAAQYAYTGTATDRPLMGPNGWLETYTFPAEQRLGSDPSLARQVYEGVVRNTLLAGTTTAVYFATLHLDPCKVLVDIALEEGQRALVGKVCMDRHSPLNYTQTVEMNLKESEELIEYIQMKSGQQTTSAKLPLVLPLITPRFIPTCSPALLTALGKLAAERSCHVTSHISESVDEVAFSRQLDASEGLDNGVGRTDAKIFDGHGLLTDKCVMAHGVFLSEDDLDLLQRRGSAVAHCPLSNFCFAGKSLHCRNILQRGGPQVGLGTDVAGGYSPSMLHSSRMTVVASQSLQHQAIANNEDVDHVLDYRHGFYLDTLGGAKALKLDNRIGSLAVGKEFDAMILSADVDSPIQLFDSDNVLDVFQKLCVLGDDRNIKAVYVQGRRV, from the coding sequence GAGTTTCTGTGCCCTGGCATGATTGATTTACACATTCACGCAGCGCAGTACGCATATACGGGCACTGCCACAGACCGTCCATTGATGGGGCCCAATGGATGGTTGGAGACCTACACATTCCCTGCCGAACAAAGACTCGGATCGGATCCCTCTTTAGCTCGGCAAGTATATGAAGGTGTGGTCCGAAACACACTTTTGGCTGGTACCACCACGGCGGTGTACTTTGCCACGCTGCACTTGGATCCTTGTAAAGTGTTGGTCGACATTGCACTCGAGGAGGGTCAGCGTGCACTGGTGGGTAAAGTGTGTATGGATCGCCACTCTCCTTTAAACTATACCCAGACGGTAGAGATGAATTTGAAGGAAAGCGAGGAGCTCATAGAATACATTCAAATGAAATCGGGTCAGCAGACGACAAGTGCGAAACTTCCTTTGGTGCTACCGCTTATCACTCCTCGGTTTATTCCTACATGCTCGCCAGCACTACTTACGGCCTTAGGAAAACTGGCGGCGGAGCGCTCCTGTCATGTTACAAGCCATATTTCGGAATCAGTAGATGAAGTTGCATTCAGTCGTCAGTTAGATGCATCCGAGGGTTTAGATAACGGTGTTGGAAGGACTGATGCCAAAATATTTGATGGCCATGGGCTCTTAACGGATAAGTGTGTTATGGCGCATGGAGTTTTTCTTTCGGAGGACGATTTGGACTTGCTGCAGCGACGCGGTTCCGCGGTCGCACATTGCCCTCTCTCCAACTTTTGTTTTGCTGGCAAGTCCCTCCACTGCCGCAATATATTACAGCGCGGCGGGCCTCAGGTTGGTTTGGGCACAGATGTTGCTGGTGGATATAGTCCCTCAATGTTGCATTCTTCTAGAATGACGGTCGTGGCCTCACAATCTTTGCAACATCAAGCAATTGCAAACAACGAAGATGTTGATCATGTCTTAGACTATCGACACGGTTTCTATTTGGATACACTGGGAGGAGCAAAAGCCTTGAAGCTCGACAACCGTATCGGAAGTTTGGCTGTAGGAAAGGAATTTGATGCAATGATTCTGTCCGCGGATGTGGATAGTCCAATTCAGCTATTTGATTCTGACAATGTTTTGGATGTCTTTCAGAAGCTATGTGTACTCGGAGACGACCGAAACATAAAAGCTGTTTATGTTCAGGGACGTCGTGTA
- a CDS encoding predicted protein: MATPSYNVSLDLLSSASHQEIHSHQQSDAPYVAMEMAGPRPKSNQNEKIFSDVPPVIDKDETDDGDSVAVSIVSSVMTAEGIHDWTGFCCVCLVVLIGDMSRGVMFPSMWPLVESLGGSQITLGYAVAAFSFGRVLVNPVFGSWSHQIGYTKTLLMSCSILFVGTLCYAQTQNVGRPEFLIVSQTILGVGSGTLGVTRAFVADVTAKRQRTTYMAWITAVQYAGFTVTPFFGALFNFAFQNNDYQYGIFRLNMFTAPAYFMACFVVGTFFVLIFFFQDRHRICIRKEAKKSKKRAAMEDIANAVTWIGISVYDCCILGCMLLNVSTKGSISSFETLGISIAQSHFDMVASRAGMIVATCGTMGVCALLSMGTLSNHFNDVQLISGGIASLTTIEEGIRNPSWRYFVAMFLIYSIGFPIGHTAVIGLFSKVVGRRPQGALLGWFASAGSLARMFFPIMSGYVADYKDVETLFCILTGVLFVSIAFVYWSRDILLFLSS; encoded by the exons ATGGCGACACCATCGTACAACGTGAGCTTGGATCTTCTTTCGTCCGCTTCTCACCAGGAGATCCATTCCCACCAGCAATCCGATGCCCCCTATGTAGCCATGGAAATGGCAGGACCTCGACCAAAGAGCAaccaaaatgaaaaaatttTCAGTGATGTTCCGCCAGTGATCGACAAAGATGAGACAGACGATGGCGACTCCGTTGCCGTCTCGATTGTCAGTTCCGTCATGACAGCAGAAGGAATACACGACTGGACAGGATTCTGTTGCGTATGCCTGGTTGTTCTTATTGGTGACATGAGCCGAGGTGTTATGTTTCCTTCAATGTGGCCCTTGGTGGAAAGTCTAGGCGGAAGCCAAATCACGTTGGGCTATGCAGTCGCCGCCTTCTCGTTCGGTCGCGTCCTTGTGAATCCAGTTTTCGGATCCTGGTCACATCAGATTGGCTATACAAAAACGTTGCTGATGAGCTGTTCGATTCTGTTCGTAGGGACGCTCTGCTACGCTCAAACACAAAATGTAGGTCGACCGGAATTTCTGATCGTTTCGCAGACGATTCTAGGAGTCGGAAGTGGTACGCTTGGTGTAACACGCGCATTTGTGGCCGATGTGACGGCAAAAAGGCAGAGGACCACATATATGGCATGGATTACCGCTGTGCAGTATGCTGGCTTTACGGTCACTCCCTTTTTTGGGGCCTTGTTCAACTTTGCCTTTCAAAACAACGATTACCAGTACGGCATTTTCCGTTTGAACATGTTTACAGCCCCTGCGTACTTCATGGCCTGTTTTGTGGTAGGGACATTTTTTGTGCTGATATTCTTTTTTCAAGATCGGCACCGCATATGCATaagaaaagaagcgaaaaagTCGAAGAAGCGAGCTGCGATGGAAGATATTGCCAACGCTGTTACATGGATCGGTATATCTGTGTACGACTGTTGTATTCTGGGTTGTATGTTACTGAATGTGTCGACAAAAGGATCGATATCTTCTTTCGAAACTTTAGGAATTTCGATTGCGCAGTCACACTTTGACATGGTGGCATCGCGAGCTGGAATGATCGTCGCTACTTGCGGAACCATGGGTGTGTGTGCTTTACTTTCAATGGGGACGTTGTCGAACCACTTCAACGATGTTCAGTTGATTTCCGGAG GTATTGCTTCATTGACTACCATTGAAGAAGGGATTCGAAACCCTTCTTGGAGGTACTTCGTTGCTATGTTTTTGATTTATTCAATTGGTTTTCCTATTGGCCATACAGCAGTTATTGGACTCTTTTCTAAAG TTGTTGGACGTAGGCCGCAAGGCGCATTGCTTGGATGGTTCGCTTCGGCCGGATCTTTAGCGCGTATGTTCTTTCCAATTATGTCGGGGTATGTTGCCGATTACAAAGATGTGGAAACTCTGTTTTGCATACTGACGGGGGTATTATTTGTCTCGATTGCTTTTGTGTACTGGTCCCGGGATATTCTCTTATTTTTGTCGTCCTAG
- the Hlip1b gene encoding high light induced protein 1b (High light induced protein 1b, contains bipartite plastid targeting presequence, signal- and transit-peptides predicted at N-terminus with conserved motif at signal peptide cleavage site), whose amino-acid sequence MVVIKNVLGITTLVWATEISTATAYAIIVGATSSRKGSVRGSRVGRRKAALVTGSPEVPSRFYRHESPLDQPLVAVPCSPACVGTCMPDTSTAGANHSFLNSRILEQGPRTHEPLAESPLAQLLVLPRRSSSAPSTLMMDLELTLGRASMIAAFILFLVEVATGLSLPEQLACLVTVHS is encoded by the coding sequence ATGGTTGTGATCAAGAACGTTTTGGGAATTACAACATTGGTATGGGCCACTGAAATTTCGACCGCAACCGCATATGCGATAATTGTGGGGGCGACATCGAGCAGAAAGGGATCCGTACGAGGGTCGCGAGTCGGGAGACGGAAGGCGGCATTGGTGACCGGCTCACCGGAAGTCCCCTCGCGATTTTATCGTCACGAATCTCCATTGGACCAACCGCTTGTTGCTGTCCCGTGCAGCCCGGCTTGTGTCGGCACTTGTATGCCTGACACTTCTACAGCCGGCGCCAACCACTCTTTTCTGAACTCGCGAATTCTTGAGCAAGGGCCAAGGACGCATGAGCCCCTAGCCGAATCTCCTTTGGCACAGTTACTGGTATTACCCCGGCGCTCCTCGAGTGCTCCATCTACCCTAATGATGGACCTGGAACTTACATTGGGACGAGCATCAATGATAGCAGCTTTcatccttttccttgtcgaaGTCGCGACAGGTTTGAGTCTACCCGAGCAGCTAGCGTGTCTCGTGACAGTGCATTCTTAA
- a CDS encoding predicted protein produces the protein MLSKKVLSSFQKSSVGACVLSGTRRVSTAHVRCVSVAALSHFAGNDNASLSSKCSLMNVAAAAAAATATILTWAGATSLCDSNAKPMSTEDSHLTPSEVGKEDFEEFQASHDINSMPVYSLEEIAEKNGENGNPIWMSYGGVVYDVTDFIPNHPGGSEKILTAAGSAIEPFWYLYRQHFASDLPMRLMEHMAIGRLSEEDQERIEEQMATLEETDPYAKEPYRHRALLVHSDTPMNAECPTRFLTQNFLTPASIFYIRHHHPVPFLSEKQVNDFRLKVDLTAYGKGVVLYSVDELRKMKKVEITATLQCSGNRRSGFNQFQRTSGTPWGQGAISTAKFGGVRLTDLLKASGLKDPIEAEEKLGLEHVRFHSLDGMSASIGMEKAMNPYGDCIVAYEMNDEPIPRDHGFPLRIIVPGYAAVRNVKWLEKIELAKTEAEGPWQRGLNYKTLPPNMTNAKNVDLNKMPSMTEVSLFSGITQVEKPEMKEGMKAGDKITVKATGWAWAGGGRNIVRVDVTGDNGASWATAILKEGSEQRFGRAWAWTFWECDVPAIVQEDGNVHLASKAVDLAFNAQPEDANHTWNVRGLGNNSWYRTKIRILE, from the coding sequence ATGTTATCAAAAAAAGTTCTGTCTAGTTTCCAGAAATCTTCGGTCGGAGCTTGTGTACTCTCGGGGACAAGGCGTGTATCTACCGCACATGTCCGTTGCGTCTCGGTGGCTGCATTGAGCCATTTCGCTGGCAACGATAatgcttcactgtcaagtaAATGCTCGTTAATGaatgttgctgctgctgccgctgcTGCGACCGCCACGATTCTAACCTGGGCCGGTGCCACTTCGCTTTGTGACTCCAATGCAAAGCCCATGAGTACCGAAGATTCACATTTGACTCCTTCAGAAGTCGGCAAGGAAGACTTTGAGGAGTTCCAGGCATCCCACGATATCAATAGCATGCCTGTCTACTCACTGGAAGAGATAGCCGAAAAGAATGGAGAAAACGGAAACCCCATCTGGATGTCGTACGGTGGTGTCGTTTACGATGTTACTGATTTCATCCCTAACCATCCCGGCGGATCGGAAAAGATTCTCACTGCAGCCGGGTCGGCAATTGAGCCCTTCTGGTATCTCTATCGTCAACACTTTGCCTCAGATCTCCCAATGCGTCTAATGGAGCATATGGCGATTGGACGTCTGTCAGAGGAAGATCAAGAAAGGATAGAAGAACAGATGGCGACATTGGAAGAAACGGACCCATACGCCAAAGAGCCATACCGACACCGAGCTCTGCTGGTGCACTCAGATACACCCATGAACGCAGAATGTCCCACGCGCTTCTTGACACAAAACTTTCTGACGCCTGCTTCTATTTTTTATATCCGCCATCACCACCCGGTCCCGTTTTTGTCTGAGAAGCAGGTGAATGACTTTCGGCTGAAGGTCGATTTGACAGCTTATGGGAAAGGCGTCGTGCTATATAGCGTGGATGAACTaagaaaaatgaaaaaagtGGAAATCACTGCCACACTGCAGTGCAGCGGAAATCGCCGCAGTGGATTCAATCAGTTCCAGAGAACTTCTGGCACGCCATGGGGCCAAGGAGCTATATCTACAGCCAAGTTCGGTGGAGTTCGCTTGACAGACTTATTAAAGGCGTCCGGCCTGAAGGATCCCATTGAGGCCGAAGAAAAGTTGGGCCTTGAGCACGTGCGCTTCCACAGTTTAGATGGTATGTCGGCATCAATAGGAATGGAGAAGGCAATGAATCCTTACGGCGATTGTATCGTTGCTTACGAAATGAACGACGAACCGATCCCTAGAGACCACGGTTTTCCACTCCGAATTATTGTTCCCGGCTATGCTGCGGTTCGGAATGTCAAGTGGTTAGAAAAAATTGAGCTAGCCAAAACTGAAGCAGAAGGCCCTTGGCAACGTGGGCTCAACTACAAGACACTCCCTCCAAACATGACAAATGCAAAGAACGTTGACCTAAACAAAATGCCCTCAATGACGGAAGTAAGTTTATTTTCTGGTATTACACAAGTCGAAAAGCCAGAAATGAAAGAAGGCATGAAGGCTGGTGATAAAATCACTGTGAAGGCAACCGGTTGGGCGTGGGCAGGAGGAGGTCGCAACATTGTTCGTGTGGACGTAACTGGAGACAACGGTGCATCCTGGGCAACCGCAATTCTAAAAGAAGGATCCGAGCAGCGCTTTGGTCGCGCTTGGGCATGGACATTTTGGGAATGCGACGTTCCGGCGATCGTACAAGAAGATGGCAATGTGCATTTAGCATCTAAAGCGGTCGACCTGGCGTTTAACGCGCAGCCAGAAGACGCGAATCATACATGGAATGTCAGAGGACTCGGCAATAATAGTTGGTACCGCACCAAGATCAGAATATTGGAATAA